The DNA segment AACCTCCACCTAATTCATCAGAAAGTTTTGCTGCTCTTTCAAGAAGTCTTGAGTGTAGATAGAATACGTCTCCAGGATATGCCTCTCTTCCAGGTGGTCTTTTTAATAGAAGGGACATTTCTCTATAGGCAACAGCATGTTTTGTAAGGTCATCATATACTATTAATACATGTTCCCCTTTGTCCATAAAATATTCTCCCATAGCAACTCCTGCATATGGTGCCATATATTGTAATGGTGCTGCTTCAGAAGCTGTAGCTGCTACTATTGTAGTATATTCCATAGCTCCTAAATCTTCTAATTTTTTATAAATTTGAGCTACTGTAGATCTTTTTTGTCCAATAGCTACATAGATACATTTTACTCCTGTACCTTTTTGGTTAATGATAGCGTCAACTGCAACAGCAGTTTTTCCTGTTTGTCTATCTCCAATTATAAGTTCTCTTTGTCCTCTACCAATAGGAACCATTCCGTCAATTGATTTTATTCCTGTTTGTAGTGGTTCAAATACTGGTTTTCTTGATATTATTCCTGATGCTTTTCTTTCAAGTTCCATGTATTTAACAGGAGTGATTTCTCCTTTTCCGTCAATAGGTTCTCCTAAAGCGTTAACTACTCTTCCTAAAAATTCTTCACCAGCTGGTATTGAAACTATTCTACCAGTTGATTTTACTTCGTCTCCCTCTCTGATTTGAGAGAAATCTCCGAATATAATAACCCCTACGTTATTTTCTTCTAGGTTAAGTACCATTCCCATTATTTTGTTAGGGAATTCTAGTAACTCTCCAGCTTTTGCATCGCTAAGTCCATAAACTCTGGCAATACCGTCTCCTACTTCCAATACAGATCCTGAAGTTTTAATATCAAGGCTTTTTTTATAGTTTTCTATTTCAGTTTTTATAATATTACTAACCTCTTCTGGTCTGATTCTCACCTAATACACCTCCAATATGTGTATGTTAATTTTGTTTAGCCAATGTTGATAGTTGAGTTTTAATAGTTCCATCTATTATTTTATCTCCTATTTTTAGGATTCCTCCACCTATTATTGACTTATCTACATTTACTTTAATATTTACTTTTTTCTTTGTACTCTTTTCCAAATTAGCTACAAGTTTAGCTTTTTGAGCTTCAGTAAGTTCCATAGCAAAAGTAGCTTCTACATCTAAAATTTGATTTTTTGCATAATATATTTTTAGATATTCTGCCACAATCTCTCTTATATCAGAAACTCTTCCCTTATCTAATAGATAAAATAATATGTTTTTTACCTCTTGAGATTCATCAACAAAAATTTTATCTAAAAAGCTCTTTTTCTCTTCCAATGAGATTAATGGGTGGTCTATAAGATTTTTAAACTCTTTATCTTTTAGATACATTTCCATTAAACTGTTAAGTGCTTCGTATATCTCTTGTAAATTATTATTAGATTCTCCTACAGAAAAGATAGCTTCTGCATATCTTCTTCCGACTTTATTGTCTGCCATTATAGTTCTCCCATTTCATCTATAAAGTTATCTACAAGAGCACTTCCTTTTTTAGAATCTAATTTTTCGTTTATGATTTTTTCAGCAAGTTGGATAGCAAGTTTTTGCATTTCTTCTTTTACTTCTTTTCTTGCTCTTTCTTTCATTTTTACAACTTCTATTTCAGCACTTTTAAGCATTTTATCTCTTTGGAATGTAGCACTTTTTATTATTTCTTCTCTTCTTTCATCTGCTTTTTTCTCAGCATTTGTAATTATTTCATGAGCTTCATCTTTAGCTTCTCTTAATATTATTTTAGCCTTTTCTATTTCAGAATTAGCTATTTCTCTATCTTTTTTAGCTTCCTCTAAATCTCCTGATATTTGTTCTCTTCTCTCTTTTAAGATTTTAGCTAATGGTTTTTTAAAGAATTTATTAAACACAACTACTAAAATAAAGAAGTTTATTATTTGCCAAAACATATTGATATCAATTGAAATAGCGGGCATTGTTTGTGCTGCCAAAATGCTCCCTCCTTTCCATTTTTAAAATATCAATTCATTAGTTTGCTAACATTGATATAAATGGATTTGCATATAGTAATATCATTGCAACAACTAGAGAGTAAATACCTGTTGACTCAGATATCGCTTGTCCTAAAATCATTGTAGAAATTATATCTCCTTTAGCTTCTGGTTGTCTTGCTACAGCTTCTACTGCTTTACCAGCTGCATAACCTTCTCCAATCCCTGGTCCTAATCCAGCTATCATTGCACATCCTGCACCTACTGCTGACGCTGCTAAAACTACTGTTTTTGCTAATAACATATCCATATTGTTTTACCTCCTAAAATTTTTATTTTTTATATTAATTATTTACCAACTCATTAGGCTCAGAATCACCTAATGCTCCTTGTATATGTACAAGGGCTAGCATTGTAAATACAAAACTTTGTACCGCTCCACTGAATAAGTCAAAATATAAATGAAGTGGTGCTGGTATTACTGCTGGAACAGCTTTATATAAAAGTCCTAATATAACCATTCCTGCGAACATATTTCCAAACAATCTGAAAGACATATTTACTGGTTTAGCTAACTCTCCAATTATATTAAGTGGTAATAATATTGGTACTGGTTCTGTAAAACCTTTAAAATATCCTAACACACCTATCCTTGATATATTAGTTCCAACAAATACTATTGTTGTCAATAAAGCTAATCCAACTGTAGTATTCAAATCTGCTGTTGGAGCTCTAAAAGCTGGAGCTAATACCATTCCTGTGGCATCTTTTGAAAGCCAAGGTATTGGGAAAAACGTTAGAATATTTCCTGTAAATATGAACAGACACAAACAAGAAATAAAACTGAAGTATTTCTTTTTCCATTTACCTATCATCTGATTTATAATTCCGTCTAAGAAATTATATAATGACTCAAGTAAGATTTGTAATTTAGATTCTGGAACTAGCTTCATATTTCTTGTTCCCATCTTAAATAATAAGAATAGGACAAATATACAGAACCAACTTCCTACTACTGTCATTGTAACAGGTAAACCCACTCTTCCATTTCCCATTGCTACCCCTAGAGGTAATTTTTCAAGAAACTCTGGAAGTGGAATGAAAAAAGCTATCTTTGGTCCTTCCACTAGAGGTGGAGTAATAAATGTTACGCTCATAAGAATCTCCTCTCTTTTTTATTTTAAGTACTTATCTTTCCATTTTAAAAGATTTTTATATAAAACCACTAGTAATATATTAAATTTTACATTTAACAAACCTATGGCAGTACCTAACATCATTGCTAAGTCAAAGAAATATGATGCTCCTGCTAAAACCAAAAGATATATAGCATATCTTTTTAGATATCCCAAAACTCCTGATTTAAAATTCGCTCCCTTGATTATACTTGTTTTTACATCTATGTATATCATATAAAAACAAAGGATAGAAACTAAAGAACCCCCAAACATTCCTATATATACTTCTCTACTTCTAATTAAAACTCCATAAATAAGAATTACTAAAGAAGTGATAGTTGAATTTTTTATAATTTTTTTTACCTCTTCCATAATTCTCCTTATTTTTTCATTATCATTCTATAAACGTTATAAAACCCACTTGCTACCCCTAAAAATAAAAAAATTATGAATAGCAACTGGCTTTTAAACAAAAATTTTTCTATTAATTTATAAATTCCTAAAGATACCAATATATTTCCCATTATTGTAAAACCTAAAGTTCCCAATAAGGCAAAATATTTAAAAAAATCTTTATTAAACTTTAACATTTTTATCACTTTTTTATTTATTTTTTAAAATATAAAAATATCTTTTCCCTGCCAAATCTTGATTTTCTTCACATTTCTCCAAAGAAAGACCTGAATTTTTTACACAGTCTTCAATCTCTTTGTAAGTAAATATTCTTTTTTCATAAAACTCATTTAGTCTATCATAAGTTCCATTTTTATTTTTTATAAAATATGAAGCCTCTATCTGATCTAAGTTTTCCTCTTCGTCATAAAAATGCTCCCATATCATTGCAAAATCTTTTCTTGAATCTGCATAAATATCATTTGGAAACATCTTTTCCATAAACTCTCTATCCACTACATCAAAAATATAGATACCATTTTCATTTAAAGAATTTTTTACACTATTAAACAAATCATTTAAATCTTCTAATGAAGTAAGATGATTTACTGTATCGAAAAATGAATAGATTACATCATATTTTTCATTTGTGTCAAACTCTCTCATATCTCCAAGAAATAGAGGAACATTTTTTCCTTTTAGTTTTATCTTAGCTTTTTTTAACATTCCCTCTGAAAGATCTAACCCAGAACATTGATATTTTTCACTAAGTCTTACTAAAGTCTCTCCTGTTCCACAACCTAAATCTAAAATTTTATTTCCTGATTGATTATAATCCTTAATATAACTTTCTAATAAAGAAACCCATTCATTATAATCACAAATTTCCATAAATTTATCATAAACTTTCGAAAAATTTTTATACATAAATATCCTCTATTTTTTATATCTTTTTTATATTATAATAATTTATTTTTTATATGATTAGGTAAAACTTAACATTCCACCTACAATATACCCATTATCTCACAAAATTTTTTATATAGCAAGTTAAATTAAATCTTTTAATTTTTTTATATTAAATTTTTCTTCCTGAAATATCAAATTTTAACCACACTTTTTTATGTAACATATTATCTTTCCACAGTTTCTTTGTCATCAGGTATATCCATTTTGAAATTTTTATAATCCATTGAGTGAGCGTAATTTTTCCCCCATTCTATCAAAGAGGTCAGAATCGGAATTAAACTTTTTCCACATTCGGTTAAAGAATATTCTACCTTTGGTGGTACGACTGGATAAACTTTTCTTGTTATAAGCATATCATTTTCTAATTCTCTCAACTGTCTTGTTAACATTCTTTCATTTATACTAGGAATAAATCTTTTTAAATCGCTGTGTCTTGCTACTCCATTATGATTTATGTAATATAAAATTATTGGTTTCCACTTTCCACCCATTATATCAAGTGTCATTTCAAAATAGCAGTTATATTGTTTTTTTAAATCCATATTCTCCCCTCCTCATATATTATTATAAAAAAAATTTTATTTTTTCTAATATAATATATTTTATAACTTACTGATAAAAAAGTAAATATGGACAAAAAAGACTGTACTTTACTTTAAATGATAATTATTTTATAATTGAAATATACACAATTTTTAAAAAAATAAAATTAAAAATTTTAAAATAAAGATATCTTTTCATTGTTATAATTTAAGGAGGGATAGTTATGAAAAAAGTTTTAATTGTTGGTGGAGTTGCTGGTGGAGCTTCTACTGCCACTAGACTTAGAAGATTAAATGAAGATTTAGAAATAATTTTATTTGAAAAAGGACAACACGTTTCTTTTGCCAATTGTGGTTTACCATATCATATTGGTGGAGTAATTGAAAATAGAGAAAGTTTATTAGTTCAAACTCCTGAAAGTTTAAAAGAAAGATTTAATCTTGATATAAGAGTTAATAGTGAGGTTATCTCAGTAAATTCTCAAGAAAAATCTGTAATGGTTAAAACTAAAAATGGAGAAGAGTACAAAGAATCTTTTGATTATCTTGTATTAGCTCCTGGAGCAAAACCTTTAGTTCCTCCTATTGATGGAATTGGCGGAAAAAATATCTATACTCTTAGAAATGTAACTGACCTTGATAAAATTATGGAAAAAATAAAATCTGTTAAAGAGGCTATTGTTATTGGTGGAGGATTTATCGGAGTAGAAGTTGCTGAAAATCTACAAGAGATAGGTATCACAACAACTCTTATAGAGGCTGCTCCTAATATATTAGCTCCTTTCGACAGCGAGATGTCAAATATTTTAGAGGCTCAGCTTGCAAACAACGGAATTAATCTACTAACAAATAATAAAGTTATAAAATTCCAAAATGAAGATGAAGAAGTTTTAGTTTCTCTTGAAAATGGAAATGTTATTAAAGGAGATATCGTAATTTTAGCTATTGGTGTTTCTCCTGATACAAAGTTTTTAAATAATTCTGGAATAAATCTTGGAGAGAGAGGTCATATATTAGTAAATGAGCATCTTGAAACTAACATAAAAGATATTTACGCCCTTGGAGATGCTATCCTTGTAAAACATTTTGTAACTGGTCAAGATGTGGCTATCGCCCTTGCTGGTCCTGCTAATAGACAAGGAAGAATTGTAGCTGGAAATATTTCTGGAAAAGATGAGATTTATAAAGGAAGTTTTGGAACTTCTATAATAAAAGTTTTTAATCTTACTGGAGGAGCTACTGGATTAAATGAAAGAAGTTTAAAATCTCTTGGTAAAAACTTTGAAAAAATCTATCTTCACCCTAATGACCACGCTGGATATTATCCAGGAGCTACACCTATCTCTATAAAACTTTTATATGAAAAAGAAACTAAAAAAGTTTTGGGAGCTCAAGCTGTTGGACTTAATGGTGTTGATAAATTTATAGATGTTATTGCAACGGTTCTTAAATTTAGAGGAACTATTGATGATTTGTCTGAACTTGATTTAGCTTATTCTCCACCTTATTCTTCTGCAAAATCTCCTGCAAATATGAGTGGATTTATTGGTCAAAATATAGAAGATGGTTTAATAGAGCAATCATATGTTGAAGATCTTGAAAATTTCGACAGAGAAAAACAAATAATTTTAGATGTAAGAGAAGAGCTTGAACTTATTGGCGGAAAATTTGAAAATTCTATAAATATTCCTCTTAGCCAATTAAGAAAAAGATTTTCTGAACTTCCAAAGGATAAAGAAATTTTAACTTATTGTGCTGTTGGGCTTAGAGGGTATATTGCTAGTAGATTTTTAATATCTAAAGGGTACAAAGTAAAAAATATTGCTGGTGGATTTAAAAGCAAATTATCTGAAATAAAAGTTTCAAAAAAAGAAATAAATAATGAAATAAAAAATGATAATAATACTCCCATTGATGAAAAAGATTATCTAAATCTTTCTGGACTTTCTTGCCCAGGACCACTTGTAAAAATAAAAAATAAAATCGACGAACTTAACCAAGACGATATTTTAAAAGTAAAAGTTACTGATCCAGGATTTTATAACGATATTCAAAGTTGGGCTAAGGTTACAAAAAATAGATTGGTTGAACTTAAAAAACAAGATAAAACAATCTATGCTACTTTACAAAAAGGTTTGGGAAATGAAATAAATTCTAATAACAAAGAAAATAAAATTATTGAAACTAATGATGCTATGACTATTGTAGTTTTTAGTGGAGAGCTAGACAAAGCTATCGCGGCATTTATTATTGCAAATGGAGCTTTAGCAATGGGAAAAAAAGTAACAATGTTCTTTACTTTCTGGGGATTATCAATCCTTAGAAAAAAATCTCTACCAAATAAATCAAGCTTAGAAAAAATGTTTGATATGATGCTTCCAAAAAATAGCAAAGGTTTACCTCTATCAAAAATGAACTTCTTCGGAATGGGATCTAAAATGATCAGAGATATAATGAATAGGAAAAATATTATGTCTCTTGAAGAACTTATGAAAAAAAGTATAGAAGATGGAGCTAACTTAGTGGCTTGTACTATGTCAATGGACGTTATGGGAATAAAAGAGGAAGAATTAGTTGATGGAATCTCTTTTGGTGGCGTAGGACAATATCTTGGTGAAGCTGACAAATCAAATAATAATCTGTTCATTTAACTTATCATAGTTTTTCTCAAAAATACTGGTATTTATTTTGCCAGTATTTTTTTATTTTTGTTGACAAATAAAAAAAATAGGAATATAATTATATTGTGCATATGCACAATATAAAAAAGGAGGAGATTTATGCCTAGATGTAAAAAAGTAAGATGTTGTAGAACTCTTAATGGTGAATATATTTTTAAACCAAATGGTATTCCTCTTTCTGAAACTGAAATAATTGAAATAGAGATTGATGAGCTTGAGGCTTTGAGACTCTGTGATTATGAAGGAAAAAATCAAATTGAAACTGCTGAGATTATGAAAGTTTCTAGGGGAACTATCCAAAGACTTTTAAATAGTGGAAGAAAAAAAATCTTAGAGGGACTTTTATACCAACAATCAATTAAACTAAAAAATACACATTTAGAATATACAAAAGAAAATATAGGAGATGATACTATGAGTAATGAAATTTTAAGAGTTGGATTTCCAACAAATGATGAAATAACTGTTGAGGAACATTTTGGACATTGTGCAAAATTTGCTGTATTCTCTATTGAAGACGGAAAAATTGTAAAAAAAGAAATACTTGTTGCACCTGAACACGCACCTGGAGTTTTCCCTAAATTTATCGCTGCTAATAATATAAATGTAGTTATAACAGGTGGAATGGGACAAAGAGCAATCGACCTTATAAAAGCTAACGGTGGAGAAGTTATACTTGGAGCTTGTGGAAATATTGAGGACGTTTTAAAAGTATATCTTGAAGGAGAACTTTACTCTAAAGGATCAGCTTGTACTCATCATCACCACGACCACGAATAATAATTTTTATAGCTACTGCTACAATTTTTGCAGTAGCTTTTTTATAAGGAGGAAAAATGAAACTTGCAATAGCACTTAAAGAAAATGATTACAATTCATTTGTTGATGAAAGATTTGGTAGAACACCTTTTTTTATTATTATTGATAGTGATACAAAGGAATTTGAAATAATAGAAAATGAGGCAAAAGATGAGGCAACAGATGCTGGATTAAAAGCTGTAAAAAATCTTTTAAAGTATGAAATAGATACGATAATAGCTAGAGAAATTGGACCAAAAGCTGGAGAGTTAATCTACGATTTAGAAATTCCTACTTTCAAATTTAAAGATTTAGAAAAAGTTGATGAAATAGTTAAGGCTTTCAACGAAAATACTCTAGAAAAATATGACCTTTCTTCAAAACCAATGGGGCTTAGAAAAGCTTAGGAGAGTGATTTTTTGAAACTTGCAATTTTAAGTGGTAAAGGTGGTACAGGTAAAACAACCGTAAGTTCAAACCTTGCCTATATTACAAAAAATCTTTTAATTGATACAGATATTGAAGAGCCTAACTCACATATATTTTTAAAACCAAAAGATATCGAAACTACTCCTTGCTTTACTCATTACCCAATAGTTGACGCTGAAAAATGTAATTTATGTGGAAAATGTGGGGATTTTTGTAGATTTAATGCTATTATTCCTAGTAGAAAAAAAGTTTTAGTTTTTGAAGAAAGTTGCCACGACTGTGGAGGTTGCGAAATTATTTGCGACTTCAAAGCTATCACTTATGAAAAAAGAGAGATTGGAAATATTTTCTCAGGAAAAACTTTTTTTAATTCTCCAATGAAATATGGAAAACTGAATATAGGTGAGATGTCTGGAGTAAAAATCATAAAAGATATTTATTCTAAAACTAAAGAATCTGATTTTATAATCGACTGCCCACCAGGGACATCTTGTACAACTGTGGCTTCTGTTGAAGTAGCTGATTTTGCAGTTATTGTTACTGAGCCATCTCCTTTTGGTCTTAGTGATATGAAACTTGTAGTGGAACTTTTAAAAGATTTAAAAATACCTTTTGGAATAATAATAAATAAATCTTTGGGAGATGATAGAGAAATTTTAAATTTTGCATTAGAAAATAAAATATCTATTCTTGGAAAAATCCCATTTGATAAAGATATTGCAAAAAATTATGCAAAGGGAGAGGTTTTATCTCATATAAGTCCAAAATATAAAGAGATTTTTGAAAATATCTTAAATGAGGTGAAGAAATATGAAATTTAATGAAATAGTTGTAATTTCTGGTAAAGGTGGTACTGGTAAAACCACTGTAACTGCTTCCCTTATTCCGTATTTTGATAATCTTATAATAGGAGATTGTGATGTTGATGCTCCCAACCTAAAAATACTACTTTCTCCAAAGGATCTAGAAAAAAAAGAGTTCTTTGGAATGAAAAAATTTGTAAGGGATATGTCTCTTTGTAAAGAGTGTGGAAAATGTTTTAAAGTTTGTAAATTTTCTGCCATTGATAATCCTACAAAATGTGAGGGTTGCGGAGTTTGTCAGATTGTTTGTCCATTTGGTGCTATAAAAGAGATAGACAATAAAGCTGGAAATCTTTTTATATCTGATACTTCCTATGGAGAGATGGTTCACGCCTCTCTTATTCCGGGAGAAGAAAATTCTGGAAAACTTGTGGCAGAGGTTAGAAAAACTACAAAATCCATAGCTGAAAGAGAAAATAAGCAAAATATTATTTTAGATGGGGCTCCGGGGATTGCTTGTAATGTTATAAGCTCTTTAACAGGTGTTAAAAAAGCTGTAGTAGTTGTAGAGCCTACACTTTCTGGACTTCACGATTTAGAGAGAGTTTTGGATTTAATAAAAAGATTTAGAATAGAGCCTTTTTTTATAATCAATAAATATGATTTATCTTTGGAGATTTCTGAGAAGTTAGAAAAATTCCTAAATAAAAAAAATTATAAAATCTCTGTAAAAATTCCTTTTAATAAAGAGATTTTTGATAGTATAAACCAAAAACAAATTCCTTCAAAATATATTCCAAAATTTTTTGAGGAAATTGACTTTGATAAATTAGCTGAAGATTTAAAAAAATAGCAGGATTGTTAGTCCTGCTATTTTTATATTATGCTAATTCAGCTTTTACTACATCAGCTATCTCATTAGCTATTCTTTTTACCATTTCTCCATCTTTTCCCTCAACCATTACTCTTACTATTGGCTCAGTTCCAGATGTTCTAACTAAAACTCTTCCTTGACTTGCCATCTCTTTTTCTTTTTCAAGAATTACAGCTTCTATTTTTTTATTAGAGCTCCATGAATTTTTAGCGCTATTATCTTTCGCTCTTACATTTATTAATACTTGTGGCCAATCTTTTATTTTTTCAACCACTTCAGCTAAAGATTTTCCAGAATCTCTTAATGTTTCAACTAATTTTAATGAAGTTTGAATTCCATCTCCAGTAGTTCCATAGTCTAGCATTATAATATGTCCTGATTGTTCTCCACCAAGATTTAGACCTTGAAGTTTCATTTTTTCAAGAACATATCTATCTCCAACATTTGCTCTTACTAAAACTATTCCATTTTCATTTAGGAAAGATTCAAGACCCATATTACTCATAACAGTTGTTACTACTCTATTTCCATTTAAAAGATTTTTCTTTTTCATTTCAACAGCAAGAGTAGCTATAACTTTATCTCCGTCTACTATATTTCCATTTTTATCAACAGCAATTAATCTGTCAGCATCTCCATCATAAGCAAGTCCTAAATCAGCCTCGTATCCAACAACAACTTTTGATAAAATTTCTGGGTGAGTAGAACCACATTTTACATTTATATTTGTTCCATTAGGAGCGTCATTTATAACTACAATTTCAGCTCCAAGTGATAAAAATACATCTTTTGCAGCTCTATAAGCTGAACCATTAGCTGCGTCTAATATGATTTTCATTCCTGAGAAATCACCTCTAACAATTGATTTTAAGTGATCTCTATATAGGAAATAATCATCTTGAGCATATTTGAATTTTCCTAATTCATCTCCAGCTATTGGATTTTTAGTTATTTCTTCTAAAGAATCCATATATCCTTCTAATTCTTCTTCTATTTCATCAGGAAGTTTGCAACCATCTTTTCCAAAAATTTTGATTCCATTGTCTTTTGCAGGATTGTGTGATGCAGATATCATTATTCCAGCTTCAGCTTCTTTTACTTGAGTGATATATGCAACTCCCGGTGTAGGAATTACACCAACGAAATCAATATTTATTCCCATTGAGTTTAATCCTGCTGTAAGAGCTGATCTTAACATATAACCAGATATTCTTGTGTCAGATCCCATTATAACTTTTATTTTTTTCTTATCAGGATTATTTTTCTTTAAATAATATCCCAAAGCATATCCAAGTCTCATTGCTAGATCTGCCGATAATTCTCTATTTGCCTCTCCTCTAATTCCATCTGTTCCAAAGTATTTTCTCATAATTTTTTACTCCTTCTCAATAATAATTTTTCTCCTATTATTCCGGTTATCAATCCAGATATACACCCTAGTATCAAAAATCCAAAGATGAAGAACATTATATATTTAGAATTGATATTTATATTTCTAAAAAGTAGAAAATATACAACCAATAGCTGAATAATATTGTGAGTCAACGCCGAAAGCATACTTATTGACACCAGTGTTAATTTATTTCTAAAATGATATAAAAATATCATTATTGAAAGACTACCCATTCCAGATACAAAACTTATAATAAATCCAGGGGTAAATAAAGTTCCCAGCATAAGTCCCTGAATTAATATTCTAAGTACAACAACTTCAACAGCCATTTGTTTACCAAATTTTTCCAGAGCTATTATTCCACCTATATTGGCAAGTCCTACTTTTAACCAAGGAAATGGTTTTGGTATCAATGTTTCAGCCAAAGAAAGATAAAGTGATAATAATATAAGTAAAATTAAATATTTCTCATATCTTTTTTTGTCCTTTACTGTATCCATCTATAACCCTCTTTATTTTTGCCACATCATTAAAATAGCACTTTCCCCAGTATCACTATAATAATTTTTTCTTTTTCCAACAACTGCAAAAGAATTTTTTTCATAAAATTTTATGGCACTCATATTATTTTCCCTTACTTCTAAAAAAATATCACGGTCTTTTCTTTTTACCTCATCTATCAGTAAACTAGCAATTCCCCTTTGTCTTACCTCTGGTAAAACTCCAATCTTCATAATTTCCAAAGAATCACTATTATCAAATAAAATAATATATCCTACCATTTTATCTTCTTCATCTTTTGCTGAGAAAAAACTATAAAGCTCTTTCTTCTGGTTCATTTCACAAAGTTCCTTGTAAGAATATCCACTAAACTTAAAGATCTCTTTTTCAAGTTTTGCAATATCCTCCATATTAGTTTCATTACAAATCTTATACATTTCTCTCTTACCCTATATTTATTTTTTATTAGTTCGTTAAAACCAACATTTTATTTATGATATTATAATATCATATTTTACCAAATCTTTAAATAATATTTTATTTTCTTATTTTAATAATTTTATTTTGTTAATAGGCCAAAATCTTACAAAAGCTTTTCCTCTTATTCTATCCTCTTTTACAAATCCCCACATTCTTGAATCATAACTTCCATTTGTATTATCTCCAAGAGCTAGATAATAATCATCTTCCAATGTAGTTTCAATAGTTTTTCCGTCCATAAGATCTTTTATAACTTTTTTATCGTGAACCAAATCAAGTATCATTCCTGTTCTTTCGCCATTTACATAAAATTCAAGACTTGGAATAGCCTCTTTTATCTCTCCTGGATTTTGAAGAAGTATATCTTGGATTCTTCCAACATTTATATTTCTTCTCATATATTCTTCTGTATAATTTCCTCCAGGTATAATAGTCACTTTGTCACCTTTTTTAGGAACAATCCAAGTATTATTTCCTAAATCTCCAAGTGGGGAATAATTTCTACTTTCTATTTTATTATTGTTTATATACAAATAATTATCTTTTATACAAACATTTTCTCCAGGAAGTCCCATTATTCTTTTTGTATAAAGAACTTTATTTTGAATAGGCTCTTTAAATACAACTATCTCTTCTCTTTTTGGAGCTCTAAATTTATATGAAACCATATTTCCAAAAAGTCTATCTTTTGGCATAATAGTTGGTTCCATTGAACCTGTTGGCACCATAAAATTTCCTAAATAAAATCTTTGAATAATAAGAACCAATACTATTGCTGTAATAATAGATTCAATTCCATTCAAAACAGATGCTATATTTTTTCTCTTTTTCTCCTCTACAATTCCCAACGAATCACAGATATTTTCAGAAAAATTTTCTATCATACTTTTT comes from the Fusobacterium perfoetens genome and includes:
- the atpA gene encoding F0F1 ATP synthase subunit alpha is translated as MRIRPEEVSNIIKTEIENYKKSLDIKTSGSVLEVGDGIARVYGLSDAKAGELLEFPNKIMGMVLNLEENNVGVIIFGDFSQIREGDEVKSTGRIVSIPAGEEFLGRVVNALGEPIDGKGEITPVKYMELERKASGIISRKPVFEPLQTGIKSIDGMVPIGRGQRELIIGDRQTGKTAVAVDAIINQKGTGVKCIYVAIGQKRSTVAQIYKKLEDLGAMEYTTIVAATASEAAPLQYMAPYAGVAMGEYFMDKGEHVLIVYDDLTKHAVAYREMSLLLKRPPGREAYPGDVFYLHSRLLERAAKLSDELGGGSITALPIIETQAGDVAAYIPTNVISITDGQIFLDSQLFNSGFRPAIDAGISVSRVGGAAQIKAMKQVAAKVKLELAQYTELLTFAQFGSDLDKSTKAQLERGHRIMAMLKQPQNKPYPVEEQVISFYAVTKGFFDDIPVDKVLDFEVSLIKELKNTTDILKTIREKKALDEELEKKISDAITEFKKSYIK
- the atpH gene encoding ATP synthase F1 subunit delta; the encoded protein is MADNKVGRRYAEAIFSVGESNNNLQEIYEALNSLMEMYLKDKEFKNLIDHPLISLEEKKSFLDKIFVDESQEVKNILFYLLDKGRVSDIREIVAEYLKIYYAKNQILDVEATFAMELTEAQKAKLVANLEKSTKKKVNIKVNVDKSIIGGGILKIGDKIIDGTIKTQLSTLAKQN
- the atpF gene encoding F0F1 ATP synthase subunit B, giving the protein MAAQTMPAISIDINMFWQIINFFILVVVFNKFFKKPLAKILKERREQISGDLEEAKKDREIANSEIEKAKIILREAKDEAHEIITNAEKKADERREEIIKSATFQRDKMLKSAEIEVVKMKERARKEVKEEMQKLAIQLAEKIINEKLDSKKGSALVDNFIDEMGEL
- the atpE gene encoding ATP synthase F0 subunit C, whose translation is MDMLLAKTVVLAASAVGAGCAMIAGLGPGIGEGYAAGKAVEAVARQPEAKGDIISTMILGQAISESTGIYSLVVAMILLYANPFISMLAN
- the atpB gene encoding F0F1 ATP synthase subunit A, which gives rise to MSVTFITPPLVEGPKIAFFIPLPEFLEKLPLGVAMGNGRVGLPVTMTVVGSWFCIFVLFLLFKMGTRNMKLVPESKLQILLESLYNFLDGIINQMIGKWKKKYFSFISCLCLFIFTGNILTFFPIPWLSKDATGMVLAPAFRAPTADLNTTVGLALLTTIVFVGTNISRIGVLGYFKGFTEPVPILLPLNIIGELAKPVNMSFRLFGNMFAGMVILGLLYKAVPAVIPAPLHLYFDLFSGAVQSFVFTMLALVHIQGALGDSEPNELVNN
- a CDS encoding ATP synthase subunit I, translated to MEEVKKIIKNSTITSLVILIYGVLIRSREVYIGMFGGSLVSILCFYMIYIDVKTSIIKGANFKSGVLGYLKRYAIYLLVLAGASYFFDLAMMLGTAIGLLNVKFNILLVVLYKNLLKWKDKYLK
- a CDS encoding AtpZ/AtpI family protein codes for the protein MLKFNKDFFKYFALLGTLGFTIMGNILVSLGIYKLIEKFLFKSQLLFIIFLFLGVASGFYNVYRMIMKK
- a CDS encoding class I SAM-dependent DNA methyltransferase, producing MYKNFSKVYDKFMEICDYNEWVSLLESYIKDYNQSGNKILDLGCGTGETLVRLSEKYQCSGLDLSEGMLKKAKIKLKGKNVPLFLGDMREFDTNEKYDVIYSFFDTVNHLTSLEDLNDLFNSVKNSLNENGIYIFDVVDREFMEKMFPNDIYADSRKDFAMIWEHFYDEEENLDQIEASYFIKNKNGTYDRLNEFYEKRIFTYKEIEDCVKNSGLSLEKCEENQDLAGKRYFYILKNK